Sequence from the Paenibacillus tundrae genome:
CGGTATTCAAATACTTCAAATTGGAGCTGACCTACTACGCCGAGCAACGTCTCGTCGAAGCTAACGGTATTGAAGACCTGAATGGTTCCTTCTTCCGTCAATTGGTCGATCCCTTTTTGATACTGTTTATGTTTTAGCGCATTTTTGACAGTTACTTTGGCGAAAATCTCTGGTGAGAACGTCGGCAATTCGTCGAAAACAACTTCACTGCCTTGGCTAAGCGAGTCGCCAATTCGGAAAATCCCTGGATCGAACAGACCGATAATATCTCCAGCATATGCCTCTTCAACGATATCTCGATCTTGGGCAAGGAATTGCTGTGGTTGAGACAATTTGATCTCTTTCCCCACACGGTTGTGCTTCACACTCATCCCACGTTGGAACTTACCAGATACGATACGTAAGAACGCAATCCGGTCACGGTGTGCTGGGTTCATATTGGCTTGAATTTTGAACACATAACCACTGAACTTCTCATTGGTCGGCTCAATGTCACCTGCTGTACTACGACGAGGTTCAGGTTTTGGTGCTAGTTCAAGGAAATTCTCCAGGAACGTCTGCACACCAAAATTGTTGATCGCACTACCGAAGAAAATCGGCGTAAGTTCGCCACGTTGAACCTTCTCCATATCGAACTGATCCCCAGCTACATCAAGCAACTCCAGATCCTGACACAGTTGATCATGCAGGTACTCTCCCGCCATCTCACGGATAATGGGATCTTTGTATCCATCCACTTTTTGCACTTTGATCGTCGAATGATCGTCGCCCTGGAACAATTCAACTTGGTTTTTCATGCGATCATATACACCACACAGATCACGACCTGTGCCAATTGGCCAGTTCATCGGTACAGAGCGAATACCAAGGACATTCTCAAGCTCTTCCATTAAGTCAAACGGGCTTTGTCCTTCACGATCCAATTTGTTGATGAATGTGAAGATCGGAATGCCACGCTTCGCACATACTTGGAACAACTTAATCGTCTGTGCCTCGACACCCTTCGCTACGTCAATCAACATGACTGCACTGTCCGCAGCCGTCAGCGTAC
This genomic interval carries:
- a CDS encoding peptide chain release factor 3, which produces MSKAADNILQQEVDKRRTFAIISHPDAGKTTLTEKLLLFGGAIRLAGTVKARKASKHATSDWMEIEKQRGISVTSSVMQFDYLDHRINILDTPGHQDFSEDTYRTLTAADSAVMLIDVAKGVEAQTIKLFQVCAKRGIPIFTFINKLDREGQSPFDLMEELENVLGIRSVPMNWPIGTGRDLCGVYDRMKNQVELFQGDDHSTIKVQKVDGYKDPIIREMAGEYLHDQLCQDLELLDVAGDQFDMEKVQRGELTPIFFGSAINNFGVQTFLENFLELAPKPEPRRSTAGDIEPTNEKFSGYVFKIQANMNPAHRDRIAFLRIVSGKFQRGMSVKHNRVGKEIKLSQPQQFLAQDRDIVEEAYAGDIIGLFDPGIFRIGDSLSQGSEVVFDELPTFSPEIFAKVTVKNALKHKQYQKGIDQLTEEGTIQVFNTVSFDETLLGVVGQLQFEVFEYRMKGEYGVDVQLQRMPYQFARWIVDENLDPSKFRINSTLVKDKKGNYVVLFENEYAMRTAMDKNPTAKFLETAP